From a region of the Synechococcus sp. PCC 7502 genome:
- a CDS encoding DUF4351 domain-containing protein, giving the protein MAQGIQEGIQGGKSSLLLKQQLSRKLGNIPDEIKVRLHHLTSELLDVLSEALFNLESLEDLYIWLQNIDN; this is encoded by the coding sequence ATGGCTCAGGGTATACAGGAAGGTATCCAAGGGGGAAAAAGCTCGCTTCTGCTAAAACAACAACTTTCTCGAAAACTAGGAAACATACCCGATGAAATTAAAGTTCGGTTGCATCATTTAACATCAGAACTATTAGATGTATTAAGTGAAGCTTTGTTTAATTTAGAAAGTTTGGAAGATTTATATATTTGGCTCCAAAATATTGACAATTAG
- a CDS encoding Calx-beta domain-containing protein has protein sequence MTNFTLTTGIDNISGGAVDDTFLANYNNGMTGTFAIGDSLNGNAGIDTLSITPIGVAAIAPPDSLWNNISNIEKIVINSTKQGAQTITTGAAFQSAFSGAGIGLTTTSDAGAITIDMSSFTGAATLESLSTAGAQTITMGAGLATVTATSSAGAQTIVGGNLFKVAATSTNGGQTITSTGKNSVTLTAISNAGVQTIRTGAGADVITATTTAETNTITAGAGNDTVTILASATGNYTVNGDDGNDTIIAGGGNDTLYGGTGNDVLIGLNPNSVNLGRGEIDNLNGGLGSDRFVLGDSTWIGYDDGSNTASGVADYANIADFNSSQGDVIQLRGSSTDYLLTAVGADTQILIKKAGAEPDELIGIIRNQASLSLTGAYFAYKEPPPSITLAVVPASVTEDGVANLVYTFSRTGSITKALTVSYGVTGTADSNDYTGATTGTGKTITFAAGAATAILTINPKADTIFENNETVALTLAIGTGYVVGTTTAVTATITNDDALPKINLSAKQTIVEGFTSPQNVTYTVTLSNASSQAITVQYATANGTATVGSDYTSTSGTLTFNAGITSQVINIPILNDSINEPNEAFTLTLSSPTNATLGATTTTTTTITDTLSTSVTTTLPTNVENLTLTGTAAINGTGNAGNNVLTGNSANNTLSGLNGNDTYIFAANSLLGTDTIAETTTGGIDTIDFSGTTTATNLNLGVTISQMVNSNLKLILAANNVFENTTGGNGSDRLTGNSLNNTLKGGIGNDQLQGLGGNDILWGGEGDDILTGGAGKDQYLFQASGVFNNTLGVDYISQFDIGQDKIKLSQSTFNAVTGIVGQPLTDFAFVTNDALVDASTAHIVFSQSSGSLFYNQNGNALNTSSVFEFARLGNPDILLSSSDLVLG, from the coding sequence ATGACAAATTTTACACTTACTACGGGTATAGACAATATTAGCGGAGGAGCAGTCGATGATACTTTTCTTGCTAATTACAATAATGGAATGACGGGTACATTTGCTATTGGTGACAGTCTCAATGGCAATGCAGGTATAGATACACTGAGTATCACTCCTATTGGTGTCGCGGCGATCGCTCCACCTGACAGTCTTTGGAATAACATTTCTAATATCGAAAAGATTGTAATTAACTCCACTAAACAGGGTGCTCAAACCATTACCACAGGTGCTGCGTTTCAATCTGCGTTTTCGGGAGCAGGGATCGGTCTGACCACCACCTCGGATGCAGGGGCAATTACTATTGACATGAGTTCATTTACAGGGGCTGCGACTCTCGAGTCCCTATCTACAGCAGGGGCACAGACGATTACCATGGGGGCAGGGCTTGCCACAGTCACTGCGACCTCCAGTGCAGGGGCACAAACTATTGTAGGTGGAAATCTTTTCAAAGTAGCGGCGACGTCGACCAATGGTGGACAGACTATTACCAGTACAGGTAAAAATTCTGTCACGCTCACAGCCATATCGAATGCGGGTGTGCAGACGATTAGGACTGGTGCAGGTGCAGATGTGATCACCGCGACAACAACGGCTGAAACTAATACCATCACGGCTGGTGCGGGCAACGATACAGTCACAATCCTTGCTTCGGCAACAGGCAACTATACTGTCAATGGCGATGATGGAAACGATACCATAATCGCCGGTGGTGGCAACGATACGCTCTATGGTGGAACGGGTAATGACGTTCTAATCGGACTCAATCCGAATAGTGTAAATCTTGGACGAGGTGAGATAGACAATCTCAATGGTGGTTTAGGAAGCGATCGCTTTGTCTTAGGCGATTCCACTTGGATTGGCTACGATGACGGAAGTAATACAGCTAGTGGTGTTGCTGACTATGCTAATATCGCTGACTTTAACAGTAGCCAAGGCGATGTCATTCAACTTAGAGGCTCAAGTACCGACTATTTGCTTACAGCAGTTGGTGCAGACACCCAAATTTTAATCAAAAAAGCAGGAGCCGAACCTGATGAACTGATTGGGATCATTAGAAATCAAGCCAGTTTAAGCCTAACGGGTGCTTACTTTGCCTATAAAGAGCCACCCCCATCAATCACTTTAGCGGTAGTACCAGCAAGCGTTACTGAAGATGGAGTAGCTAACCTTGTCTATACCTTCAGCCGCACGGGATCTATCACTAAGGCTCTCACCGTCAGCTACGGTGTCACAGGTACAGCCGACAGTAACGACTACACGGGCGCAACCACAGGAACAGGCAAAACCATCACTTTCGCAGCAGGTGCAGCAACTGCCATCTTAACAATTAATCCCAAAGCCGACACCATTTTTGAAAATAATGAAACTGTCGCTCTCACTCTAGCAATTGGAACTGGATATGTAGTTGGGACAACCACAGCCGTCACAGCAACTATTACCAACGATGATGCCTTACCCAAAATTAACCTCAGTGCCAAGCAGACCATTGTTGAAGGTTTCACTAGCCCTCAAAATGTCACTTATACCGTTACACTTTCTAACGCCAGTAGCCAAGCCATTACTGTTCAATATGCGACTGCCAACGGTACAGCTACCGTAGGATCAGACTATACAAGTACCAGCGGAACCCTAACCTTTAACGCAGGTATTACCAGTCAAGTGATCAACATTCCCATTCTCAATGATTCGATTAACGAACCGAATGAAGCCTTTACGCTCACATTGTCCTCTCCCACCAATGCAACCCTAGGTGCAACTACAACTACTACCACAACCATCACCGATACCCTAAGTACTTCCGTTACTACCACTCTCCCCACCAATGTCGAGAACCTGACCTTAACAGGAACAGCAGCGATTAATGGCACAGGTAACGCAGGTAATAACGTCCTCACAGGCAATAGTGCCAACAACACTCTCAGCGGGCTTAATGGTAACGATACCTATATCTTTGCTGCCAACAGTTTATTGGGAACAGACACGATCGCTGAAACAACAACAGGTGGGATTGACACAATTGACTTTAGCGGTACAACAACTGCCACAAATCTTAATTTGGGTGTTACGATATCACAGATGGTTAACAGTAACCTTAAACTCATCCTTGCCGCCAACAATGTCTTTGAAAATACTACGGGTGGTAATGGTAGCGATCGCCTCACGGGTAATTCCCTCAATAACACCCTCAAGGGTGGTATTGGTAATGACCAACTCCAAGGACTGGGCGGCAATGACATCCTATGGGGAGGGGAGGGCGATGACATTCTCACAGGAGGCGCTGGCAAAGATCAATATTTGTTTCAAGCTAGCGGTGTTTTCAACAATACCTTAGGTGTCGACTACATTAGCCAATTTGACATTGGGCAGGACAAAATCAAACTCAGCCAATCTACCTTCAATGCCGTTACTGGTATAGTGGGACAGCCTTTAACCGATTTTGCCTTTGTTACTAATGATGCGTTGGTAGATGCAAGTACTGCTCATATCGTCTTTAGCCAAAGCAGTGGCAGCCTGTTCTATAACCAAAATGGTAATGCTCTCAATACGTCATCAGTGTTTGAGTTTGCGCGTTTAGGTAATCCTGATATTCTACTTAGTAGTAGTGACTTAGTTTTAGGTTAA